From Bacillus rossius redtenbacheri isolate Brsri chromosome 16, Brsri_v3, whole genome shotgun sequence, a single genomic window includes:
- the LOC134540116 gene encoding small ribosomal subunit protein eS1, with protein sequence MAVGKNKGLMKRGNKGSKKKIVDPFTKKDWYDVKAPNMFSNRQLGKTLVNRTQGTKIASEGLKSRVVEVSLGDLQSDTDAERSFRKFRLIAEDVQGRNVLTNFHGMDLTSDKIRSIVKKWQTTIEAFVDAKTTDGYTLRVFAIGFSCKNPMSARKTCYAQRTQVKAIRKKMVEIITASVTSGDLKDFISKLIPDSVAKDIEKACQHIYPVHDVFIRKVKVLKKPRFNLSKLLELHGGKESASGAGGEDTGVSLDKGDHYEPPVVAEV encoded by the exons ATGGCTGTAGGCAAAAATAAGGGGTTAATGAAACGTGGTAATAAGGGTTCTAAGAAGAAGATCGTCGacccatttacaaaaaaagattG GTACGACGTGAAGGCCCCGAACATGTTCTCGAACCGCCAGCTGGGCAAGACCCTGGTGAACCGGACGCAGGGCACCAAGATCGCGTCGGAGGGCCTCAAGAGCCGGGTGGTGGAGGTGTCCCTGGGCGACCTGCAGTCGGACACGGACGCCGAGCGCTCGTTCCGCAAGTTCCGCCTGATCGCGGAGGACGTGCAGGGCCGAAACGTGCTGACCAACTTCCACGGCATGGACCTCACCTCCGACAAGATCCGCTCCATCGTAAAGAAGTGGCAGACCACGATCGAGGCGTTCGTGGACGCCAAGACGACGGACGGCTACACGCTGCGCGTGTTCGCCATCGGCTTCTCGTGCAAGAACCCCATGTCGGCGCGGAAGACGTGCTACGCCCAGCGCACGCAGGTGAAGGCCATCCGCAAGAAGATGGTGGAGATCATCACGGCCAGCGTGACCTCGGGCGACCTCAAGGACTTCATCAGCAAGCTGATCCCCGACTCGGTGGCCAAGGACATCGAGAAGGCGTGCCAGCACATCTACCCCGTGCACGACGTGTTCATCCGCAAGGTGAAGGTGCTGAAGAAGCCGCGCTTCAACCTGAGCAAGCTGCTGGAGCTGCACGGCGGCAAGGAGTCTGCGTCGGGCGCGGGCGGGGAGGACACGGGGGTGTCCCTGGACAAGGGCGACCACTACGAGCCTCCCGTGGTCGCCGAGGTCTGA
- the LOC134540411 gene encoding ubiquitin-like modifier-activating enzyme 5 encodes MGSVEELRLRVKELERLLNEEKNKSKEAGCVREKITHMSSEVVDSNPYSRLMALKRMGIVDNYEKIREFAVAVVGVGGVGSVTAEMLTRCGIGKLVLFDYDKVELANMNRLFFQPHQAGLSKVEAAARTLAAINPDVSIETHNYNITTVDNFKHFMDTISRGSLSGGPVDLVLSCVDNFEARMAINTACNELSMSWFESGVSENAVSGHIQFIVPGHSACFACAPPLVVASNIDERTLKRDGVCAASLPTTMGIVAGFLVQNTLKHLLGFGQVTYYLGYSALTDFFPTMQLRPNPGCDDAWCRQRQAEHLARPRRPEPDAPAAGDQAVVHEDNQWGICLVGDDAPGAEEDDAAPLGLVAGVTTAYTVPAPGTGAESQELDTTLSLDELMAQMKSI; translated from the exons ATGGGTTCCGTTGAAGAATTGAGGTTAAGGGTTAAAGAACTAGAGCGCCTTTTAAATGaagagaaaaataaaagtaaGGAGGCCGGTTGTGTCCGAGAAAAAATCACACATATGTCATCAGAAGTTGTCGATTCTAACCCATACAG CCGCCTGATGGCGCTGAAGCGGATGGGCATAGTGGACAACTACGAGAAGATTCGAGAGTTTGCGGTGGCAGTGGTGGGGGTGGGAGGCGTCGGGAGCGTCACCGCGGAGATGCTCACCAGGTGCGGCATCGGCAAG CTGGTGCTGTTCGACTACGACAAGGTGGAGCTGGCGAACATGAACCGGCTGTTCTTCCAGCCGCACCAGGCCGGCTTGTCCAAGGTGGAAGCCGCCGCGAGGACCCTCGCTGCGATCAACCCCGACGTGTCCATAGAGACTCACAACTACAACATCACGACGGTGGATAACTTCAAGCACTTCATGGACACTATTAG CCGCGGCAGCCTGTCGGGGGGCCCCGTGGACCTGGTGCTGAGCTGCGTCGACAACTTCGAGGCCCGGATGGCCATCAACACGGCCTGCAACGAACTCAGCATGTCCTGGTTCGAGTCCGGCGTGTCGGAAAACGCCGTCTCGGGCCACATACAGTTCATAGTCCCGGGACACAGCGCCTGTTTCGCA TGCGCTCCCCCGCTGGTGGTGGCCTCCAACATCGATGAGAGGACCCTGAAGCGGGACGGGGTGTGTGCCGCCAGCCTGCCCACCACCATGGGCATAGTCGCCGGCTTCCTCGTCCAGAACACGCTCAA GCACCTGCTGGGCTTCGGCCAGGTGACGTACTACCTGGGCTACAGCGCGCTCACCGACTTCTTCCCCACGATGCAGCTGCGGCCCAACCCGGGGTGCGACGACGCCTGGTGCCGGCAGCGGCAGGCGGAGCACCTGGCCCGGCCCCGCCGGCCCGAGCCGGACGCCCCGGCCGCGGGCGACCAGGCCGTGGTGCACGAGGACAACCAGTGGG GGATCTGCCTGGTCGGCGACGACGCCCCGGGGGCGGAAGAGGACGACGCGGCCCCGCTCGGCCTGGTCGCCGGGGTCACCACCGCCTACACCGTGCCGGCCCCCGGGACCGGGGCGGAGTCCCAGGAGCTGGACACCACGCTGAGCCTCGACGAGCTCATGGCGCAGATGAAGAGCATTTGA
- the LOC134540412 gene encoding transmembrane protein 41A-like encodes MQKIWCYIPVIVLATGWLYLLVRSAPSIGSEDKLEFGFPQNLEELRRVAELLRLYSKTNLLYVIVLFSSAYVYKQMFSIPGSAVLNLLGGALFGVKHGLPLCCTLTAAGASLCYWLSHMFGAELVQSYFSRQLQKLRVKIEENSHQLVYYMLFLRVFPMTPNWLINLVSPVLGIPYGTFVFTAFLGLMPFNYLCVQAGEMLASLSSLNDLYSYSTLFKMAAMACVALAPTFVMKGKTKTNLE; translated from the exons ATGCAGAAAATTTGGTGCTACATTCCAGTGATCGTCCTTGCCACGGGATGGCTGTACCTGCTGGTTCGCAGTGCGCCGTCCATCGGCAGCGAAGATAAG CTTGAGTTCGGCTTCCCGCAGAATCTGGAGGAGCTGCGACGTGTCGCAGAACTCCTGAGACTGTACTCGAAGACGAACCTCCTTTACGTGATCGTTCTGTTCAGCAGTGCCTACGTCTACAAGCAGATGTTCAGCATTCCAGGATCAGCTGTTTTG AACCTCCTGGGGGGCGCCCTGTTCGGCGTGAAGCACGGCCTGCCCCTGTGCTGCACCCTGACCGCGGCTGGGGCCTCGCTCTGCTACTGGCTGTCGCACATGTTCGGGGCGGAGCTGGTGCAGAGCTACTTCAGCCGGCAGCTTCAGAAGCTGCGTGTGAAG ATAGAAGAGAACTCTCATCAGCTGGTGTACTACATGCTGTTTCTACGGGTGTTTCCGATGACACCCAACTGGCTGATAAATCTTGTTTCGCCGGTGTTGGGTATTCCTTACGGGACATTCGTCTTCACAGCTTTCTTAG GTCTGATGCCGTTCAACTACCTGTGCGTTCAGGCGGGGGAAATGCTAGCGTCGCTCTCGTCCTTGAACGACCTGTACTCTTATTCCAcgcttttcaaaatggcggccatggcgTGTGTGGCGCTAGCGCCGACCTTCGTCATGAAGGGGAAGACTAAGACGAACCTGGAGTGA